A single Deltaproteobacteria bacterium DNA region contains:
- the gmk gene encoding guanylate kinase — MTVSIRSFIKRRPGTVFIVSAPSGAGKTTLTRRVLDVHPEMCLSVSCTTRAPRTGETPGEDYHFVSERAFRRMLDADEFAEWAEVHGSLYGTPRRMLESRLRKGQDVLLDIDVQGARQIKRHFQGAVAIFVLPPSLDELRRRLAARGTDARKTIHQRWQRARHEIQEIEGYDYFIVNRDVDDAVARLAAIIAAERVKVCRFIPKRKPG; from the coding sequence ATGACGGTCTCGATCCGCAGCTTCATCAAGCGCCGTCCGGGCACCGTCTTCATCGTGTCGGCGCCGTCGGGCGCGGGCAAGACGACGTTGACGCGGCGGGTGTTGGACGTCCACCCCGAGATGTGCCTGTCGGTGTCCTGCACCACCCGTGCGCCACGCACCGGCGAGACCCCGGGCGAGGACTACCACTTCGTGTCGGAGCGGGCGTTCAGGCGGATGCTTGACGCGGATGAGTTCGCGGAGTGGGCCGAGGTGCACGGAAGCCTCTACGGCACGCCGCGGCGCATGCTGGAAAGCCGGCTCCGAAAGGGACAGGACGTGCTGCTGGACATCGACGTGCAGGGAGCGCGCCAGATCAAGCGGCATTTTCAAGGCGCCGTCGCCATCTTCGTCCTGCCGCCGTCGCTGGACGAGTTGCGCCGCCGGCTGGCGGCGCGAGGCACGGACGCGCGCAAGACCATCCACCAGCGCTGGCAGCGGGCGCGGCATGAAATTCAGGAAATAGAAGGGTATGATTATTTCATCGTGAACCGCGACGTCGACGATGCGGTAGCGCGGCTGGCCGCCATCATCGCGGCCGAAAGGGTGAAGGTTTGCAGGTTCATTCCGAAACGGAAGCCGGGGTAA